The DNA sequence CGCGTTTTAAAACCGAATAGACTTCACATGAAGCACATTCCTCCACCAGTTCAATCATGTCCTCAATCCAGATAAATTTATGGAAACGGGTGCTGAGCCGGACCTGTCCGCGCTGATTATGTGCACCCATTGCACTGATTTCCTTGGAACAGGGACAGACGGAAGAAATCGGGACAATCACTTCCGACACCAGATCGATTTTACCGTTGGGATGGCTGGTGCCGATAAATCTACAGGTATAGTCCATCAAGCCCGGAGATTTGCTGACCGGAGATTTTTTTTCGATAAAATAAGGAAACGTCACTTCAATATTGGCTGAAGCCGCATTCAGATGGCGTTTCATCTTTTCCAGGATTACCGATATCTTTTTTAAAGAAACCTCCGGGCGAAACAGGTGAAGCATTTCAACAAAGCGGCTCATGTGAGTCCCTTTGTATTTGTGGGGCAAATCGACATACATGTTGATGGTGGCGACGGTGTGCTGGAATTTGTTGCGCCGGTCGAGAACCGTAATGGGGTAATTCAGATTTTTTATACCCACCTTGTCGATCGGGATGCTGCGGTAATCGCGCTCGCTCTGAATATCTTTTATATTTATCAAGTGTGGATTCATATGACACCCGCTATTTTAACAGATATTCTGTTCTCACGTGACTCATGGCGTTGAAAATATTCCCCTTGATTTTTCTGTTGGTCTGATAGAGCTTTTTTAACATGGTTTTTATTTCCTGCCGTTTGGAAACGTTGGCGGTTGGGCAGGGATTAATAAATTCAGGGAATCGTTGTTCTTTTGCAAAACGCCTGATAACATCTTCATCTACAAAGGCCAAGGGCCTGATCAGCGTAAACCTGTTCTGGAAAAAAGGCTGGCGCGGCAGCATGGTGCTGACCTCTCCGGCATAACAAATATTCAAAAAGAAGGTTTCGATGATATCATCCTTGTTATGCCCCAGCGCCAGCTTGTTGCATCCAAGTTCATCCGCGATCTCAAAAAGGCGTTTTCTGCGCAATCGGGAGCATAGAAAACACGGATTTTCCCGATTTTGGGAACTGTGGGCCAAAATGCCGTAATCTGTGCGTTCAACTCTTAATGTAAAACCGATTTGTTTGCAATAGTTTTTAAGGGATTCACTGTAACTTTTCTCAAATCCAGGATCAATATGTACAGCGAACAGCTCATAATCTATGGGAATTCGAGAGCGCCGTTCATTTAAAATCCACATCAGAGCAAGGCTGTCTTTCCCACCCGAAAGTCCGACCACGATACGATCCCCGTCGGAAATCATATCATAGCGGTGCAGCGCCTTACCGACACCCCTTTTCAGCACTTTATAAATATAACTCGGCCTCTGTAAAAAATGTATCGATCTCTTATTCCCTATCCTTTTTGTTTTCTTTCAGAATGATCTTGCCGGCGGCCATTTCGCGCAAAGAAATGACGATATCTTCATTTTTAGGCGAGTTCACCAGGTATTCAGAACCCTCACGAATTTGCCTAACGCGCTGGACCACCATGTTCACCAGTAAAAAACGATTTTTGACCCGCTTCAAACAGTCTTCTATTGTGATCCGTGCCAAGAAAAACCTCCATTATAATTAAGCATTTATGTAATTCTATCCAATTTCTACAAGCCTCTCTGTTAAAGTATTTCTATAAGTTCATAACTTCTTTTGCCCCCGGGAGTCTGCAAGGTAATCTCGTCACCGGGTCTTTTCCCGATAATCGCCTTGCCGAGGGGAGAAGATACGGAAATACGCCCTTCTTCGATATTCGACTCATCCGGTCCCACAAGCTGATATTCAACGTTTTCACCCGTGTCGATGTTTTCCAGTACCACCGACCTGGAAAATACGGCCCGATCCTTGGGAAGTGTATCCGGATCAATGATATCCGCCCGGGAAAGCTTATATCCCAGTTCGTTCAGCCGGCCTTCAATAAACGCCTGACGATCCTTGGCAGCTTCAAATTCGGCATTTTCGGTAATATCTCCATGGCTTCTGGCTTCTTCGATAGCCATAATATATTTAGGCCGCTCTACTTTCTTGAGATATTCCAGTTCTTTTTTGAGGGTTTCATACCCTTCCCGTGTAATTGGTACTCGTTCCACTTACAAATACTCCCTTGCTAGAAATTCTGCGATTTGAACCGCATTGGTTGCGGCGCCTTTTCGAATGTTGTCAGCCACAACCCACATATTGATTCCGTTCGGAATCGATTCATCGTTGCGGATGCGACCGACCAATGTCAAATCCTGGCCGACAGCATCAATCGCCAGCGGATAGACGTTTTTTCCCGGATCATCAACGACCTTAATCCCGGGGGACTTCTCAAGGAGGGATCTGACCTCGTGGGCCGTAACATATTCTTTCATTTCAACATTGATCGATTCCGAATGGCCATAAAAAACCGGCACGCGAACGGTGGTGGCGGTAATTCCGATGGTGTCGTCCTCCAGTATCTTTCTGGTTTCGTTGACCATTTTCATCTCTTCTTTGGTATAACCGTTCTCTAAAAACACATCGATATGCGGCAGGCAATTAAACGCAATGATATGAGGGTAGACTTTCTTTTCGTAATTTTCGGAATTCAGAATCGCCCGGGTCTGTTGTTCCAGTTCTATGATCGCTTTTTGGCCGGTTCCGGATACAGCCTGATAGGTTGAAACCACAATTCGCTTGATGCCGTATTTTTGATGCAAAGGATGCAGCGCAACAACCATCTGAATGGTCGAGCAGTTCGGGTTTGCAATGATACCTTTATTTTTGTATTGAGCGATGGCATGCGGATTTACTTCGGGAACCACCAGCGGAACCTCAGGGTCCATTCTCCATGCGCTTGAATTGTCAATGACCACGCAGCCGTCCTTGGCGGCCCAGGGCGCAAACGTTTTGCTGGTGCCGCCGCC is a window from the Candidatus Desulfatibia profunda genome containing:
- a CDS encoding aspartate-semialdehyde dehydrogenase; translation: MSAKKFNVAVAGATGAVGNQMITCLEERAFPVKKIKLLASSRSVGRTLDFKGDSVAVEELTEGSFKGIDIALFSAGGGTSKTFAPWAAKDGCVVIDNSSAWRMDPEVPLVVPEVNPHAIAQYKNKGIIANPNCSTIQMVVALHPLHQKYGIKRIVVSTYQAVSGTGQKAIIELEQQTRAILNSENYEKKVYPHIIAFNCLPHIDVFLENGYTKEEMKMVNETRKILEDDTIGITATTVRVPVFYGHSESINVEMKEYVTAHEVRSLLEKSPGIKVVDDPGKNVYPLAIDAVGQDLTLVGRIRNDESIPNGINMWVVADNIRKGAATNAVQIAEFLAREYL
- a CDS encoding GTP cyclohydrolase I FolE2; protein product: MKDIQSERDYRSIPIDKVGIKNLNYPITVLDRRNKFQHTVATINMYVDLPHKYKGTHMSRFVEMLHLFRPEVSLKKISVILEKMKRHLNAASANIEVTFPYFIEKKSPVSKSPGLMDYTCRFIGTSHPNGKIDLVSEVIVPISSVCPCSKEISAMGAHNQRGQVRLSTRFHKFIWIEDMIELVEECASCEVYSVLKRVDEKHVTEKAFANPKFVEDIVRDIAKMLKKDNNITWFSVSAENFESIHNHSAYASITSGPAPEL
- the greA gene encoding transcription elongation factor GreA: MERVPITREGYETLKKELEYLKKVERPKYIMAIEEARSHGDITENAEFEAAKDRQAFIEGRLNELGYKLSRADIIDPDTLPKDRAVFSRSVVLENIDTGENVEYQLVGPDESNIEEGRISVSSPLGKAIIGKRPGDEITLQTPGGKRSYELIEIL
- a CDS encoding DNA-directed RNA polymerase subunit omega; the encoded protein is MARITIEDCLKRVKNRFLLVNMVVQRVRQIREGSEYLVNSPKNEDIVISLREMAAGKIILKENKKDRE
- a CDS encoding tRNA 2-thiocytidine(32) synthetase TtcA — protein: MISDGDRIVVGLSGGKDSLALMWILNERRSRIPIDYELFAVHIDPGFEKSYSESLKNYCKQIGFTLRVERTDYGILAHSSQNRENPCFLCSRLRRKRLFEIADELGCNKLALGHNKDDIIETFFLNICYAGEVSTMLPRQPFFQNRFTLIRPLAFVDEDVIRRFAKEQRFPEFINPCPTANVSKRQEIKTMLKKLYQTNRKIKGNIFNAMSHVRTEYLLK